The DNA window atttgtttctttttttttttgcaaaacgCGTTGTaatttttgtgcaaaaataaaaagattaCTTCGTGCTAGTTTTCCCGGCGATTTCACGGATatccttgttgtttttgtatcAGGTCTTTTCGGTGTTTAACACAGCGCTGCCAAACATAGAATGAACAAATGTGAGCGCTGCGTGTTGCTTAAGTAGCAACAATTGCGCGCTCTCTCTTAAGCTTTCTCTTGCGCACCAGTCAAAGAGTCAGTTCAGGGCACCAAATTCTGCTCTCTTTGAATAGGCGTTAAGAGGCTTTCTTTGAAATTTACTTTTTGAGTTTTACTTGTTTGGACTAAGAgacttataaatatattaatagaAATGTCTGAGGTGTACAACATTGCTTGGGAATTAGTTAAACacatattaattattaactaTTATAATGAATGGTTaacaatatattattttcatataatATGTGTAGTTAACGCTGATCAATGGGCTGGCTGGGTTAGTTATAGCCAGAGGCTACTGTATGTTTCATTCAGCTCCAGCTGTTGCAGTTCTTGTTGTTTTCAGCCACGAGGCTTTTGTTCTCAGATTGAAACTGAAATGCAGGTAAATGGTTGAACGAATGCGTTGTGCATGTGCGCATGTGCAGTTATCTTTTCTCTTCCCTTTCCTTTTCAGTGCAATGCAGCTGTTTTTCTGGTTCTGATTCTGGCTTACTGCTTTATCCCAAACTCAgctgttttgtgttttgtgagTGCATTCAAAGGATGTGTGTATCCTGAACCTCGTTGGCATAAGCCAGTGAAATGCGGCACTGTTTCTCAAATGAGTTCATTATGTGAGGCTAGATCGATTGACCCCCATGGAGGTCACATGGAGATCGCTGCGTGTTTATAGTGGCTTACGTGATGGTTGTCATGCAACTGCTAGCTTTCGATAtacttaaataaatcaaagtttTAGCTGGGCTTTACTAAGATGAATAAAAAAGGCTAATAACAGAGTACATCCCAGTTATCCTGATGATCCCgaatacaaacaaacaagatTAGATATGTACATAGTTTGTGCGACTTAGGAACCACTGAGAAATTCGATGGGAAAGACATCAGCTCCCAAATGTAAAGTGACTTGCATAAGTCAGCACCACCAGCTTCGTGATATTTACCCCCATTATTATGTTTGGGGTAGGTATTGTGGGTCAGGTGTCTAAGGTGACTGGGGTGACTAAAGGTGACAGGGGTGAACCAGGTGACACTGAATGGAGCCGGGTCACGTTTCCCCCAAATCCCCCAATAATGGGgttgtttggttggttgggtCTAGAACTGACCTTGGCTATAGCGTACTATGCAATAAATAGTTGTGCACTCGTAATGCGTTCCCAACAGGGGTTTCGGTACAGAAAATCAATATCACTGCAATGGCCATTGGCAATTGACAACGGACAATGATTGAATGGGGGGAAAATGGGCGGTAAATGTGGGGTAAATGGGGCCTGGCTGGGCTGGGCATCGGAATGGCATTTGTACAACTTCATGGCATAAACTATGCAAATCTGGCGTCTCCCGGGATGTCCGCCATAGCGCGTTCGCAAtgccaaaatggcaaaatgtcGACTGCATTCCGGCAGCCAATTTAATTAGTTGTCAGGCAAACATTCGGGTAATCAGTGGATAAACAGTTTATTTAGCTGCATTTGGCCATTCAAGTTGGATTATGTCTGTGCAGCTTAAATATGCACCAATTGTGTCACATCCTTGGAGtacaaatataataatgttTAACACTTTAAAATGCGAAAACATGTGCTGAAATAAACTTATATAATCTTTAAATGAAAGGAATATGGACTATTTAAGGGATACGTAAAGCTTGCTAAGGttgaaatgtatttaatttttttaagatatttttaaacaatttttaattatatttttcttctttaccttttgaatatttttatacttaGTTATTTACTTCGACTTGACACGAAAgcttaaaaacaatttatttcatttcaaaacCAAACAGATATTTCAGGCTGACAAGCTTTTGTGTAAAGTGACATGTAAAATTGACGTTTGTAAGGTACAGAAAatgtagaaataaaataaaacccaacgaagaaaaggaaaaatatataacattaATAGTAGCAGCAATCATTTGAAAAGAAGTTCAAAAATCttactaaaattaaaacatatgtataataaCGTATAGTTTgaaaaattttgtatatacatagatacatatacatatgtgcacaTGTATAGAATATGaagttataatttattaatatctAAATTGATATATGATGAGATATCTTTTAGATCCCTTGCCAAAAATTAGTCGTGCGAATCTAGGATTTCGTGCCAGTGTGAAATCGAAAGATATTGCAGGGAAAATCGAAAGTAAAGCCATAAACTTGACCGTCTCGTTCGTGACCGATAATCAATGTTTAATCACTCGATTTATATCCTGCGATCGACGGCACACTTCGGCCGCATGCCACATGGATCATAAAACGCCATCGAGATTGTGGCAATGGACTTTGGACATGCCGAAGTCATTCGCAGACAGTGTGGGTGGAAAGTTGGGCATTATTTATGGGGTCGGGCCAAGGTGGGGGCCAAGTAATTCGGCTGATGACATTAGTCATCTAGGACCGAGCCggagacaaacaaacaatggcGGTGGGTGACCTCCCTCTGATAAGCAGCCAGTCTCGGCCACCGTATTGTAAACATTCTGATTCGTATTTATAGCTGGCGATCGGCAATCGCCAATCTGCATTTTACCCTCGcactataaatatatacatacagaAGTGTCAATTTCCGTGTGCATGCGAGATCCACTTGGCAACAGGGCCTACCTACCATTCTATAACCATTCACCAGTAGTCAAATAATTGGCATGATTTCTTCAAAAAATTCGCTCGGTAATTGTCATGCTTTAAGTACCCAGATCCGTGTCGATCTGATTACCGAAATCATTTGTCTGGCGAAATACTATGTATGTACTTGTAGAGGGATCGTTTCCCTGTCCACTCGATTCGATTGTTGGATTGGACTAATTAAGTCAAAACCAAACGAAAGAAATCAACAGGAATTTCGTCTGATTGCGTTAATCTTTCGCTCCAAGGTTCATTGTCGAGCGCAGGAATCATCGTTTATGATCGCTTCTATATTGGCGCATTCAATGACATTGCCCTGGATATTCAAATATCTGTTCAATACTCCAACAATTTGCATTAAGCAAAGGTTTAATTTGCTACAAAAATATATGAGAAATCGCTTTGGTTGGAGTAGTTGAATCTATTACGATTGCGATGATGTGATTAGCCTAATCAGCGCTgcattgtttgtttgcttggtATATGTACTTCAAACTAGGTCTtcaaatatatacaaatcaAGATGGACCCATCAATCGGTTAATCGCCTTCCAGCCGAGCAACTTTTCCCCGCTCTAAGGTTAATCATTTTCCACATCGAGATACATAGTTTCTGAATTTACCCTTGTAATCCAAATACAACTTGCTCGTTTCTAAATTCCCCTTCACTGGCTTACTTACATTACTTGGTTGGTTGTGAATGGATTACAGTGCGGATTAATTGAGGAAATTGGGTTATCAGTTAGGATCAGGGTTGCCTTAAAGGGTGCCACTTATTGAACTGACGGGCCTTTCCGAAAACCCCAATGCATTCCGCCTTACACACGTacgttattatttatttgttttttaaaaacaccAGCCCTAATTAAAAGCCCCCCTTTCAAgcaatgtataattttttaccATCCATGACCTTCGGCAGCAAAATGCTCGCACTTACAATGTggaaaaataaactaattaaaagtGTACGCCTTTACATATTTCGGGGAATAACCGCTGTCAATTCCGAGAATTCGAAATGCAATTTCAGTTGGCGGCGAAACGCTTATTAGTTTTGCGCAGAGTGAATGAATGCACTTAATCACATGGGTAACTGcatacctacatacatatgtacatatgtatgtagttcTGAAAAAAGGGCTCTGTAGATAGTGGGTGAGGTCATCCGGCAATGCGTATGAACAAGTGTGATGAAACAACCTCCAAGATTTTGCTTTCCGAGACCCGCTTTATTGCCGGAAGTAAACACTGGCCGAGACATTGCAcagtaaaatgaaatataattgCATTGCGCGATTGGGATCACAGTGATCAGCTTTAATCAGTTGGGCGGGCGCCCATGAAATCCCCTTATCAGCAACATGATGTTTCACTAATTGACTGTGTGTATACGCAACATTAATGTGCACTATGCGGTCACACATGCATCTATTAGTGCGATCGTCATAGGAATGAAATGCGTTGAGTTCGATTACAAAGCAATGGGTTCAAAAGGTGCgtattattaataaaactgATTAAAATAGGTTATTAGCTTAGGGAAATCAAAAAACATATtcaatatataaatgaaaaactgCAAAAAGTCATTTTCGGTCTATACATCctgtttgaaatatttaagaatggcaacggtgcgtatgagtaataagCAAGCAATCACAACTACCAAGAAGCAAACTCGCAGCGTAAAATAGTATTTCTTCAAGACAGCCATATATTGGTCACAAATAATTTATTCACGCGCCAGAATCCCCATACATTCATGCATCATCCCACTGGACAGAAGATAGTGTCGCGTCCTAATCGCTGCCAAATTCACGCACCGACTCAAACATCGTGGCACACTCGTGCGTGAAGTGGCTGCCTACTGATTTTGCTATGCCACAAGAATGTGCGATTGTAAATTTTGGGGGAAATGCCAACTCCTTGCCATCGAAATGGCACGTTCGCCGAGATCGAGATAGTTAGTGCGAGTATTACCTGATACTGGCCGTTGGGCTATCAGCTATCAGGAATTATGTGTCACGAATGCTGGACGATCTCGGCACGATCTGTTCAGCAAGCGTGGGCCAAGTATAAAAAGTAATGCTCGAGCTCCGCTGGCTTCCAGTTGCGATCAGATCGTTCGAAGGAAATATCACGTCGGGTACTTGGCAAATTGGCGAATTGGCCGTGGTGCGGATAAAGTGTTAGTTTAGCAACTAAGAAAGAAATGGCTAAGAAAGTAAGCACCAAAAATTGAGCATCTGTCCCTGAGAATTCGATTGTTCGATTCCAAAGTCTAGTAAAACTCCCGAAGATAATGTTAAGTGCTAATCAGTCATCGAAATGTACTTtgcaaataaagcaattaCACTTGAGAATGAAAAACACTTCAAGTGAATTGaaccaataaataaaactaatctAAAGGAAGTGAACGAGATTTTgcaaatgaattaaatatgtttatgcCACTTTGGCCAGCAGACATAGACGCACATTTTGTTGCAAGAGGATCACAGTTTAAACTCCAATAAACTCGTTCATTCTGGCTCAGATCTGATTTGATTTATCTGGCTCAGAACCAGATTGAAGCGCCTCTAATGCTCCTCGCCACTCAATTGTGTCACAGccgaaaattcaattaacgAATTGTTCAACTTTGGACTGATTACAGATGTTCAGCAACATATTGATGATGACTCTACTCGTACTCAGTGCCGATGCCCGACCCTCCGCGGGCGAGGTCAACGTGGATCCCAGCGAATACCACGGCAATCTGTCGGTGGAGACGGTGCTGAAGGTGCAACAGTGCGAGAAGGACTCCACCACGATGGAGCTGTGCATGCGGTGCGCCAAGGTGACTAAGTCGGAGTTCGTCTATCCCATGTGCTGTGGCAACGAGGATGGCATCAAGGACTGGTGCCGGGAGTACGTGTACTTCGGCAACGAGTAGAACCGGGATGCGGGTTCCAGGAGGCGATGGAAAATGTGTGAACTGTGTAAATTGGCTCGCGCTCCTGCATGGATTGGCTGTGATAAACCcactgtatttatttaaattatatttaggAATAAACAAGGCTAAATTAGCGTATTTGCGGTCTTTACCCTTTCCCACACTGAAAGACTcctcatttcattttgtacgcttcttttatttat is part of the Drosophila yakuba strain Tai18E2 chromosome 2R, Prin_Dyak_Tai18E2_2.1, whole genome shotgun sequence genome and encodes:
- the LOC6531281 gene encoding uncharacterized protein LOC6531281, yielding MAKKMFSNILMMTLLVLSADARPSAGEVNVDPSEYHGNLSVETVLKVQQCEKDSTTMELCMRCAKVTKSEFVYPMCCGNEDGIKDWCREYVYFGNE